The Kaustia mangrovi genome has a segment encoding these proteins:
- a CDS encoding SulP family inorganic anion transporter encodes MAGLKRFFPVLDWAGAYDRSVLVSDLVAAVIVTIMLIPQSLAYAMLAGLPPEIGLYASILPLVAYAVFGTSRTLAVGPVAVVSLMTASAVGQIAAQGTADYLTAATALALLSGGMLLLMGLLRLGFLANFLSHPVISGFISASGILIASSQLKHLLGVPVSGKTLPDILGGLGANIADTNPVTLAIGAGVVAFLYFARLRLKAILRGMGLNTRLADILTKAAPILSVAVTILLATAFDLGQRGVALIGEIPQGLPVPGLPVISPDLLATLAVPAFLISVIGFVESVSVAQTLASKRRQRIVPDMELVGLGAANIASGVSSGYPVTGGFARSVVNFDAGAETPAAGVFTAVGIALATLFLTPLLANLPQATLAATIIVAVLSLVDVRAMARVFTYSKADFAAMAATILVTLAWGVEPGVVAGVALSLLMYLYRTSKPHMAVVGQVPGTEHFRNINRHSVLTDPAILSVRVDESLYFANSRYLEDRIAALVAAAPEVRHVVLMCSAVNAIDASALESLEEIDHRLADAGIAFHLSEVKGPVMDRLRRTAFLKEMSGRVFLSQFEAVAALKAELAEGGRSAGAARSPAAASA; translated from the coding sequence ATGGCCGGACTGAAACGGTTCTTCCCCGTACTCGACTGGGCGGGAGCCTACGACCGCTCCGTGCTCGTCAGCGACCTCGTGGCGGCGGTGATCGTGACCATCATGCTCATCCCGCAGTCGCTGGCCTATGCCATGCTGGCCGGCCTGCCGCCCGAGATCGGGCTTTACGCCTCGATCCTGCCGCTCGTGGCCTATGCCGTCTTCGGCACGAGCCGGACGCTGGCCGTCGGCCCGGTGGCTGTGGTCTCGCTCATGACGGCCTCCGCCGTCGGGCAGATCGCGGCGCAGGGGACGGCCGACTATCTCACCGCCGCCACAGCGCTTGCTCTGCTGTCGGGCGGCATGCTGCTCCTGATGGGGCTGCTCCGGCTCGGCTTTCTCGCCAACTTCCTCAGCCATCCGGTGATCTCCGGCTTCATCAGCGCATCGGGCATCCTCATCGCCTCGAGCCAGCTCAAGCACCTGCTCGGCGTTCCCGTCAGCGGCAAGACGCTGCCGGACATTCTCGGCGGGCTCGGCGCGAACATCGCCGACACCAATCCGGTCACGCTCGCCATCGGCGCGGGCGTGGTGGCCTTCCTCTATTTCGCGCGGCTGCGGCTGAAGGCCATTCTGAGGGGCATGGGCCTCAACACCCGGCTGGCCGACATCCTGACCAAGGCAGCCCCGATCCTGAGCGTCGCCGTCACCATCCTGCTCGCCACCGCCTTCGATCTCGGTCAGCGCGGTGTCGCGCTCATCGGCGAGATCCCGCAGGGGCTGCCGGTTCCGGGCCTGCCCGTCATCTCGCCCGACCTCCTCGCAACCCTCGCCGTTCCCGCCTTCCTCATCAGCGTGATCGGCTTCGTGGAATCGGTGTCCGTCGCCCAGACGCTCGCCTCCAAACGCCGCCAGCGCATCGTGCCGGACATGGAGCTCGTCGGCCTCGGCGCGGCCAATATCGCCTCCGGCGTCTCCTCCGGCTATCCGGTGACCGGCGGTTTCGCGCGCTCGGTGGTCAATTTCGACGCGGGCGCGGAGACCCCGGCAGCCGGCGTCTTCACCGCTGTCGGCATCGCGCTCGCCACCCTGTTCCTGACGCCGCTGCTCGCCAACCTGCCGCAGGCGACCCTTGCCGCGACCATCATCGTGGCGGTGCTCTCGCTCGTCGATGTCCGCGCCATGGCGCGCGTCTTCACCTATTCGAAAGCCGACTTCGCGGCCATGGCGGCGACGATCCTGGTGACGCTCGCCTGGGGCGTGGAGCCCGGCGTGGTGGCGGGCGTCGCCCTGTCGCTGCTGATGTATCTCTACCGGACCAGCAAGCCGCATATGGCGGTCGTCGGCCAGGTGCCGGGCACCGAGCACTTCCGCAATATCAACCGCCACAGCGTGCTCACCGATCCCGCCATCCTGTCGGTGCGCGTCGACGAGAGCCTCTATTTCGCCAACAGCCGCTATCTGGAGGACAGGATCGCCGCGCTCGTCGCCGCGGCCCCGGAAGTCCGCCACGTCGTCCTGATGTGCTCCGCCGTCAACGCCATCGATGCGAGCGCGCTGGAAAGCCTGGAGGAGATCGACCATCGCCTCGCGGACGCTGGCATCGCCTTCCATCTCTCCGAGGTGAAGGGCCCGGTGATGGACCGGCTGAGGCGGACGGCCTTCCTCAAGGAGATGTCCGGCCGGGTGTTCCTCAGCCAGTTCGAAGCCGTCGCCGCGCTCAAGGCGGAGCTCGCCGAGGGAGGCCGCTCCGCCGGGGCTGCGCGAAGCCCGGCTGCGGCGTCGGCCTGA
- a CDS encoding GbsR/MarR family transcriptional regulator codes for MNLPPLIQSFVLHFGEMGSRWGINRTVGQIYALLYVSSEPCCADQIVDALGISRSNVSMSLRELQAWNLVILKHIPGDRRDFFTTPDNVWDILRTLAEERKKREIDPTLSVLRELIMQQPGTGEERYAQSRLVEMNNLIEQLTNWYDDVKRLDTDRLAMLLSLGAKVTRLLDAKDRIVSMGDRRTETGRT; via the coding sequence ATGAATCTGCCGCCACTCATCCAGTCCTTCGTGCTCCATTTCGGGGAGATGGGCAGCCGCTGGGGCATCAACCGCACGGTGGGGCAGATCTATGCGCTGCTCTATGTCTCGTCGGAACCGTGCTGCGCCGACCAGATCGTCGACGCGCTCGGCATATCGCGCTCCAACGTCTCCATGAGCCTGCGCGAGCTCCAGGCCTGGAACCTCGTGATCCTGAAGCACATTCCCGGCGACCGGCGGGACTTCTTCACCACGCCCGACAATGTCTGGGACATCCTCAGAACGCTCGCGGAGGAGCGCAAGAAGCGCGAGATCGACCCCACCCTGTCCGTCCTGCGCGAGCTCATCATGCAGCAGCCCGGCACCGGGGAGGAGCGCTACGCCCAGTCGCGACTCGTGGAGATGAACAACTTGATCGAGCAACTGACTAATTGGTATGACGATGTGAAGCGGCTCGATACCGACCGGCTTGCCATGCTGCTCAGCCTCGGCGCGAAGGTGACACGCCTGCTCGACGCCAAGGACCGGATCGTCTCCATGGGCGACAGACGCACGGAGACCGGCAGGACATGA
- the cydD gene encoding thiol reductant ABC exporter subunit CydD, translating to MTALDATLGRNRGAAAERGTADAALAGPPCSETAAADSRARTEPSVGRTATVLQSAAALLWIPQAALLSLAVGQIASSAAMDRALLPAAGILVLGIARAWLDRAGMQSAFRAARGQLTALRADAVAGLARRSPLDAARPSSGFVAGTLAEQAEAVVPYRARFKPLRHKATVVPLAILACVLAYSWVAALILLVAAPLIPVFMALIGWRAKEASEKQLAEMGDMNAFLLDRLRGMATIRTFDAVDRTARHLRATAETLRVRTMAVLRIAFLSSAVLELFAALGVAMVAVYVGFHLLGQLEFGAWGGKLTLGEGLFILLLAPAFFEPLRDLSSVWHDRAAGEAALDAIAKITADGPEIAGGLDDARTAPAEAAAPAVRIEDLRFRHNGAAAPVFDGLALGIAAGEHVALMAPTGYGKSTLLALIAGLAVPDAGTVRIGGTALDGATAGALRARMAWIGQAPHLFSGTLSGNVALGRPGIGTAETAKALRTARLDHLADRRGSAALGEEGAGISGGEALRLAVARAVANARAGLILADEPTAHLDRETADEISDMLVQVAAGRTLIVATHDPVLAARMDRTVLLPDIAEGREGRT from the coding sequence ATGACGGCGCTGGACGCGACACTCGGCCGGAACCGCGGTGCCGCCGCAGAGCGCGGCACCGCCGATGCGGCACTGGCCGGCCCCCCATGCAGCGAGACCGCGGCAGCGGACAGTCGCGCCCGTACCGAGCCCTCCGTCGGCCGGACGGCGACCGTCCTGCAATCGGCGGCCGCCCTGCTCTGGATCCCGCAGGCCGCCCTTCTGAGCCTCGCCGTCGGCCAGATCGCCTCGAGCGCCGCGATGGACCGGGCGCTCCTGCCCGCAGCCGGCATCCTCGTCCTCGGCATCGCCCGGGCCTGGCTGGACCGCGCAGGCATGCAGAGCGCGTTCCGGGCCGCGCGCGGCCAGCTCACCGCCCTGCGTGCCGATGCCGTCGCCGGCCTCGCACGGCGCTCGCCGCTCGATGCCGCGCGCCCCTCATCCGGGTTCGTCGCCGGCACGCTCGCCGAGCAGGCGGAGGCGGTCGTGCCCTACCGCGCGCGCTTTAAGCCCCTGCGCCACAAGGCGACCGTCGTGCCGCTCGCCATCCTCGCCTGCGTGCTCGCCTATTCCTGGGTGGCCGCGCTGATCCTGCTGGTCGCCGCGCCGCTCATTCCCGTCTTCATGGCGCTGATCGGCTGGCGCGCCAAGGAGGCGAGCGAGAAGCAGCTCGCCGAGATGGGCGACATGAACGCCTTCCTGCTCGACCGGCTGCGCGGCATGGCGACCATCCGGACATTCGACGCGGTCGACCGCACCGCGCGGCATCTGAGGGCGACGGCGGAGACCCTGCGCGTGCGCACCATGGCCGTGCTGCGGATCGCTTTCCTGTCGTCCGCGGTCCTTGAGCTCTTCGCCGCGCTCGGCGTGGCCATGGTCGCCGTCTATGTCGGCTTCCACCTGCTCGGTCAGCTCGAATTCGGCGCCTGGGGCGGTAAGCTCACCCTCGGCGAGGGCCTGTTCATCCTGCTTCTGGCACCGGCCTTCTTCGAGCCGCTACGCGACCTCTCCTCGGTCTGGCACGACCGCGCGGCGGGCGAGGCCGCACTCGACGCCATCGCGAAGATCACCGCGGACGGCCCGGAGATCGCCGGCGGGCTCGACGATGCCCGGACCGCCCCGGCGGAGGCCGCCGCCCCGGCGGTCCGGATCGAGGATCTGCGCTTCCGCCACAACGGGGCGGCCGCGCCCGTTTTCGACGGCCTCGCCCTCGGCATCGCGGCGGGCGAGCATGTGGCGCTCATGGCGCCGACGGGGTACGGCAAGTCGACGCTTCTCGCCCTGATCGCCGGGCTCGCGGTTCCGGACGCCGGAACGGTCCGCATCGGCGGGACCGCGCTCGACGGCGCGACTGCCGGCGCGCTGCGTGCGCGGATGGCCTGGATCGGCCAGGCGCCGCATCTCTTCTCCGGAACGCTCAGCGGCAATGTCGCGCTCGGCCGGCCCGGCATCGGCACGGCGGAAACCGCGAAGGCCTTGCGGACCGCCCGCCTCGACCACCTCGCCGACCGGCGCGGATCCGCCGCGCTCGGCGAGGAGGGGGCCGGGATCTCCGGCGGCGAGGCCCTCAGGCTCGCGGTGGCGCGCGCGGTGGCGAACGCCCGGGCGGGCCTCATCCTCGCCGACGAGCCGACCGCCCATCTCGATCGGGAGACGGCGGACGAGATTTCCGACATGCTTGTCCAGGTTGCGGCCGGCCGCACCCTGATCGTCGCCACGCACGACCCGGTGCTCGCCGCGCGCATGGACCGCACCGTTCTCCTGCCGGACATCGCCGAAGGACGGGAGGGCCGCACATGA
- a CDS encoding amino acid ABC transporter ATP-binding/permease protein — protein MISTRHLGPVAALFRSANRPMLAAGAAMALATVLSGIALLGLSGWFITATAIAGASVTTALAFDVFAPSAGIRLLALTRTAARYGERLTTHEATLRVLAQLRERLFRGWARADAARELAIRPSRLLFRLTVDIDALDSLYLRVVVPVFAALGAGLVTAIALGLLHPGLGAGVGLLLLGAGLGIPALAARRAEKAARRRAHALEVLRARSIDLMRGQTDLAMANRLGAQAAGIAAADSRLSEADIALNRIETDVSFALATVSAVLLAGILLAVAALAEAGTIGAPSAAFALLVGLACLEPFTGLRRGAVEFGRTLLAARRLGPRLGETPDTVPALPGPAPDRSVEVDGLVAGYPGARRPVLDGLSLAIRPGEHVAVIGESGAGKSTLLAVLAGELAPAGGHVALAPATLLTQRSELFRDSLRGNLALARAGTDDGDMRRALQAAGLDRFVATLPDGLDTPLGEGGTGLSGGQSRRLALARFLLRDTPVWLLDEPTEGLDGATARDVLARIAARSRDRALVVATHIRREAALADRLIRLEEGRIVADIARGSAEYDRALEGLRPD, from the coding sequence ATGATCTCCACCCGCCATCTCGGGCCCGTCGCCGCCCTGTTCCGCTCCGCCAACCGGCCCATGCTCGCCGCCGGCGCGGCGATGGCGCTGGCGACCGTCCTGTCCGGCATCGCGCTACTCGGCCTGTCCGGCTGGTTCATCACCGCCACGGCCATTGCCGGGGCGTCCGTGACCACGGCGCTGGCCTTCGACGTCTTCGCCCCGTCCGCCGGCATCAGGCTCCTCGCCCTCACGCGCACCGCCGCGCGCTACGGCGAGCGGCTCACGACCCACGAAGCCACGCTCCGGGTGCTCGCGCAACTGCGCGAACGCCTGTTCCGGGGCTGGGCGCGGGCCGATGCCGCACGCGAGCTCGCCATACGCCCCTCCCGCCTCCTGTTCCGCCTCACCGTCGATATCGACGCGCTCGATTCGCTCTATCTCCGGGTAGTCGTCCCGGTCTTCGCGGCGCTCGGTGCCGGGCTCGTCACCGCGATCGCGCTCGGACTTCTCCATCCAGGTCTCGGCGCCGGCGTTGGCCTCCTCCTGCTCGGCGCCGGTCTCGGCATTCCCGCGCTCGCGGCGCGCCGGGCGGAAAAGGCGGCAAGGCGGCGCGCCCACGCGCTGGAGGTGCTGAGGGCCCGCAGCATCGATCTGATGCGCGGCCAGACCGATCTCGCCATGGCGAACCGGCTCGGCGCCCAGGCCGCGGGGATCGCCGCGGCCGACAGCCGCCTGTCGGAAGCCGATATCGCCCTCAACCGGATCGAGACCGATGTCAGCTTCGCGCTCGCCACGGTGAGCGCGGTGCTGCTCGCCGGCATTCTCCTCGCCGTCGCCGCACTGGCCGAGGCCGGTACGATCGGCGCGCCGTCGGCGGCCTTCGCCCTGCTGGTGGGGCTGGCCTGTCTGGAACCCTTCACGGGGCTGCGCCGCGGAGCGGTCGAGTTCGGCCGCACCCTGCTCGCCGCACGCCGGCTCGGCCCGAGACTCGGCGAGACGCCGGACACCGTGCCCGCGCTCCCGGGTCCCGCGCCGGACCGCAGCGTGGAGGTCGACGGCCTCGTCGCCGGCTATCCCGGTGCCCGGCGCCCCGTCCTCGACGGCCTCTCCCTCGCGATCCGCCCCGGCGAGCATGTCGCCGTGATCGGGGAGAGCGGCGCGGGCAAGTCGACGCTGCTCGCCGTGCTGGCCGGAGAGCTTGCGCCGGCCGGCGGCCATGTGGCGCTGGCACCCGCCACGCTCCTGACGCAGCGCTCGGAGCTCTTCCGTGACAGCCTGCGCGGCAATCTGGCGCTTGCGCGCGCCGGCACGGACGACGGCGACATGCGCCGCGCGCTCCAGGCCGCGGGGCTCGACCGGTTCGTCGCCACGCTGCCCGACGGTCTCGACACACCGCTCGGCGAGGGCGGCACCGGCCTGTCGGGCGGCCAGTCGCGGCGGCTGGCGCTCGCCCGCTTCCTGCTGCGCGATACGCCCGTCTGGCTGCTCGACGAACCGACGGAGGGCCTCGACGGGGCGACCGCGCGCGACGTGCTCGCCCGCATCGCCGCCCGCTCGCGAGACCGCGCACTCGTCGTCGCCACCCATATCCGCCGCGAGGCGGCGCTGGCCGACCGGCTCATCCGTCTCGAGGAGGGCCGCATCGTCGCCGATATCGCCCGCGGCAGTGCCGAGTACGACCGCGCGCTGGAGGGTTTGCGGCCCGACTGA
- a CDS encoding cytochrome ubiquinol oxidase subunit I, with translation MELDIVDLSRLQFAITALYHFLFVPLTLGLSVLLAIMETVYVMTGRTIWRQMTKFWGTLFGINFVLGVATGIVMEFQFGMNWSYYSHYVGDIFGAPLAIEGLMAFFLEATFVGLFFFGWDKLSRIGHLATTWAVAIGSNLSALWILIANGWMQNPVGSSFNPQTMRMEVTDFFAVLFNPVAQAKFVHTVSAGYVTASIFVLGVSAWYLLKGRHQMLARRSMTVAASFGLAASLSVVVLGDESGYLTTEHQKMKLAAIEGMWKTEPAPAAFTAFGFPDQEERTTHYAVHIPWVMGLIGTRSLTTQIEGIEDLVARAETHIRNGIVAYDALQKIRAAGSDDAIPADVRAAFEDKGRELGYALLLKRYVDDPGQATDAQIAEAARDTVPYVPVLFWSFRFMVGLGFYFIALTAVFFYLSSRRRLDRYPGLLRLAVLSIPLPWIAAELGWVVAEFGRQPWIIEGILPTAAAVSDLGAATVLATILGFAAIYTVLFIVEMSLMIAAIRKGPEPDHEPETPIAPAQLVSAE, from the coding sequence ATGGAACTCGACATTGTAGACCTCTCACGACTGCAATTCGCGATTACCGCGCTCTATCACTTCCTGTTCGTGCCGCTCACCCTCGGCCTGTCCGTCCTGCTGGCCATCATGGAGACCGTCTATGTGATGACGGGCCGGACCATATGGCGGCAGATGACCAAGTTCTGGGGCACGCTGTTCGGCATCAACTTCGTGCTCGGGGTCGCCACCGGCATCGTCATGGAATTCCAGTTCGGCATGAACTGGAGCTATTACAGCCACTATGTGGGCGACATCTTCGGGGCGCCGCTGGCCATCGAGGGCCTGATGGCCTTCTTCCTGGAGGCGACCTTCGTCGGCCTGTTCTTCTTCGGCTGGGACAAGCTGTCGAGGATCGGGCACCTGGCGACGACCTGGGCGGTGGCCATCGGCTCCAATCTCTCCGCGCTGTGGATCCTGATCGCCAATGGCTGGATGCAGAACCCGGTCGGCTCGAGCTTCAATCCGCAGACCATGCGGATGGAGGTGACCGACTTCTTCGCCGTCCTGTTCAATCCGGTGGCCCAGGCGAAGTTCGTGCATACCGTGTCGGCGGGCTATGTCACCGCCTCCATCTTCGTGCTCGGCGTCTCCGCCTGGTACCTGCTCAAGGGCCGCCACCAGATGCTCGCCCGGCGCTCCATGACGGTCGCGGCCTCCTTCGGGCTCGCCGCGTCGCTGTCGGTCGTCGTGCTCGGCGACGAGAGCGGCTATCTGACCACCGAGCACCAGAAGATGAAGCTCGCTGCCATCGAGGGCATGTGGAAGACGGAACCCGCGCCGGCAGCCTTCACCGCCTTCGGCTTTCCCGACCAGGAGGAGCGCACGACCCACTACGCCGTCCACATCCCCTGGGTCATGGGCCTGATCGGCACCCGCTCGCTGACCACCCAGATCGAGGGCATCGAGGACCTCGTGGCACGGGCGGAAACCCATATCAGGAACGGGATCGTGGCCTATGACGCGCTCCAGAAGATCCGCGCGGCCGGCAGCGACGACGCCATTCCCGCCGATGTCCGCGCCGCGTTCGAGGACAAGGGACGCGAACTCGGCTACGCCCTTCTCCTGAAGCGCTATGTGGACGACCCGGGGCAGGCGACCGACGCGCAGATCGCCGAGGCGGCCCGGGACACGGTGCCCTATGTGCCGGTGCTGTTCTGGTCGTTCCGGTTCATGGTCGGCCTCGGCTTCTACTTCATCGCGCTGACCGCGGTCTTCTTCTACCTCTCCTCCAGGCGGCGGCTCGACCGGTATCCGGGTCTCCTGAGACTGGCGGTCCTGTCGATCCCGCTGCCCTGGATCGCGGCGGAGCTCGGCTGGGTGGTGGCCGAATTCGGACGCCAGCCCTGGATCATCGAGGGCATCTTGCCGACGGCGGCCGCCGTGTCCGATCTCGGCGCGGCGACGGTGCTCGCCACCATTCTCGGCTTCGCGGCGATCTACACGGTGCTGTTCATCGTGGAGATGTCGCTGATGATCGCCGCGATCCGCAAGGGGCCGGAGCCCGACCACGAGCCGGAAACGCCCATCGCTCCCGCCCAACTCGTTTCAGCGGAGTGA